A window of Drosophila subobscura isolate 14011-0131.10 chromosome E, UCBerk_Dsub_1.0, whole genome shotgun sequence contains these coding sequences:
- the LOC117890204 gene encoding transient receptor potential cation channel trpm isoform X6 translates to MVVVDSPLAPHKYLRRISKDFSTVRRYSNTPGSVSAASAVRVSTSAFIAAEAGAHLPNSTHLDTPVATPHGIRKRRRMRKRSSVSSTLSKVLILNVRDLLKAHAASEHSKEHQPRSWIETNFQKRECIKFIPCPKDDTKCCCGQAQVTHQTIQGIESGSPGDLWLPTKHTRPQPTDAYGTIEFQGGAHPTKAQYVRLSFDTRPELLVQLFTKEWNLELPKLLITVQGGKANFDLQAKLKKEIRKGLLKAAKTTGAWIFTGGTNTGVTKQVGDALLLEGQQRTGRVVSIGIAPWGIVERNHELLGHNREVPCHSISSPRSKLAVLNNRHAYFLLVDNGTQAKYGAELILRRKLEKFISNLKLHPFTHSSTPVVCLVIEGGTNTIRAVLEYVTDSPPVPVVVCDGSGRAADLLAFVHKYASDGEEQPVLESMRDYLIGTIQKTFEVGLDQAEKLYQELLQCTRNKNLITVFRIQEKPEGEAQELDQTILTALFKSQHLSPPEQLSLALTWNRVDIARSEIFVYGQEWPHGALDEAMMQALEHDRIDFVKLLLENGVSMKKFLTIPRLEELYNTKHGPANTLGYILRDVRPHIPKGYIYTLHDIGLVINKLMGGAYRSYYTRRKFRPIYAKVMNSYANACRKSSTYQYQRYAGANSLSLVTGLLPFTSEMALFEFPFNELLIWAVLTKRQQMALLMWTHGEEALAKSLVSCKLYKAMAHEAAEDDLDTEIYEELRSYAKEFESKGNKLLDFSYRQDAEKAQRLLTCELHSWSNQSCLSLAVAANHRALLAHPCSQVILADLWMGGLRTRKNTNFKVILGLVMPLYIRQLDFKSKEELQQMPQTEEEHLENQNLDNDDSDRSQPDAESALLKAKRSISLRYRMGAVTHNREKVSLTDSDPAQFREFFNLSEYNEIKQHQPLRLKKKFHEFYTAPITKFWADSIAYMFFLIMFSFTVLVKMGPEPRWQEWYSIAYITTLGFEKVREIISSEPVAITHKFSVWAWNMWNPCDGAAIILFLIGLAFRFRPNTMDIGRVIYCVDSIYWYLRILNILGVNKYLGPLVTMMGKMVKNMIYFVVLLAVVLMSFGVSRQAILYPNSEPTWRLIREVTYQPYFMLYGEVFADDIDPPCGEDPRQPACVTGHWVTPITMSMYLLIANILLINLLIAVFNNIFNEVNSVSHQVWMFQRFTVVMEYQQKPVLPPPFIAFCHFYSLLKYCVRKAKGLEVQRDNGLKLFLEKDDLERLYDFEEECVEGFFHEQEIILNQSTDERVKNTTDRVETMSQKIEDINQKENIQTATVQNIEFRLRKMEESSEQILSHLAVIHRFMSTHTVGTDDMRGSAINIPGEVHRIRTISITDTDGGGGSSGNGGGGGGGVGGSGAVGGAAAVPLALGAGLNVNSLQVTNRRRFNRSLTEVRPDAYILDEGTHFEVVPLPEEPDEVVKSREALNEQVVRKASMQSEADSDIYLPLSQRPSTCETVKRTPYVTVRQDTGASTESKDTLTPLGTNDDDQTLVGGDNSDDAAPDINFEAARHRALRQRTVSLCRRNSETYSLAGADINRSHISLNQLTMLSRRQMSLTQSEPDSDKEVPAAGGSAYPGKSVLHAKPSRNILLKLHSEYTSITDELESVCHMIASPTVSLQSNKASLDRPKTEMSRAEAAALQEKKHLKECEENDYRILEGLFEARGSIDVSAEAFESVISVDYSQRYPLRRETAVELSPSKPSAEIDLMGGGGGGGDSSDTSGAGSCSAMGAVASGFQLKDERPWQRNSSMEQQTYPSPLVPTRATSDFLNPPFESSGRLFKKSSESLQKNSSTETDYSAHPYRFIKQSSNETNTSLTGSYNVDTPSLTAEPSLDACDSHSATGISMSVGAAGGNTAARYQSIRTTSIGAADGKQLRDGSSSSRQSPELGAQGSAPVTMQAPPAVPTRPMLLKKQFSLDKGKPVQALTAAAEAVATPESGLDAASAAQARAKLISTLKPQSHTSKLGMNVLKESSSSTEGSRDGEGLSTASSAKNSNPAISIPQISTHLVQDEIAKLSSNIKSSTESEKDPPYNETMC, encoded by the exons ATGGTTGTGGTCGACTCGCCGCTGGCCCCGCACAAGTACCTGCGTCGCATCTCCAAAGACTTCTCCACCGTGCGGAGGTACAGCAACACGCCCGGCTCCGTTTCCGCGGCGAGTGCGGTGCGGGTCTCTACATCCGCTTTTATTGCCGCCGAGGCTGGGGCCCATTTGCCAAATAGCACGCACCTGGACACTCCCGTAGCTACGCCGCATGGAATCCGCAAGCGGAGAAGGATGCGGAAGCGCTCCTCGGTCTCATCGACGCTATCTAAAGTTCTGATTCTCAACGTGCGCGATCTGCTGAAGGCCCACGCTGCCAGCGAACATTCCAAAGAG CATCAGCCCCGCAGTTGGATTGAGACAAATTTTCAGAAGCGCGAGTGCATCAAGTTTATACCATGCCCAAAGGACGATACAAA gtgctgctgtggccagGCCCAAGTCACGCATCAGACCATACAGGGCATCGAGAGCGGCTCGCCGGGGGACCTCTGGCTCCCAACGAAACACACCCGACCGCAACCCACAGACGCCTATGGCACCATTGAGTTCCAAGGTGGTGCCCATCCCACGAAGGCTCAG TACGTTCGTTTGTCCTTCGACACGCGTCCAGAGCTCCTGGTGCAGCTATTCACAAAGGAATGGAACCTGGAACTGCCGAAACTTCTGATCACCGTTCAGGGCGGCAAGGCCAACTTTGATTTGCAGGCGAAGCTAAAAAAG GAGATACGCAAAGGACTACTGAAAGCGGCCAAGACCACAGGAGCGTGGATATTCACCGGCGGCACCAACACAG GGGTCACCAAGCAAGTGGGCGACGCACTGCTCCTGGAGGGTCAACAGCGGACAGGTCGTGTGGTCAGCATCGGCATTGCCCCTTGGGGGATAGTCGAGCGCAATCATGAGCTGCTGGGACACAACCGGGAGGTACCTTGCCATAGCATAAGTTCGCCCAG ATCTAAATTGGCCGTGCTAAACAATCGGCACGCCTACTTCCTGCTAGTCGACAATGGAACCCAGGCGAAATACGGGGCTGAATTGATTTTGCGGCGGAAGCTGGAGAAGTTCATATCGAACCTAAAGCTGCATCCAT TCACACATTCCAGTACGCCCGTCGTCTGTCTGGTGATCGAAGGCGGCACCAACACTATACGTGCGGTGCTCGAGTACGTGACGGACTCGCCGCCGGTGCCCGTGGTGGTGTGCGATGGTTCCGGGCGTGCCGCCGACTTGCTCGCCTTCGTCCACAA atACGCCTCGGATGGAGAGGAGCAGCCTGTGCTGGAGTCTATGAGGGACTATCTTATTGGAACAATACAGAAAACTTTCGAAGTGGGCCTGGACCAGGCCGAGAAACTCTACCAGGAACTGCTGCAGTGCACCCGCAATAAGAATCTG ATTACCGTCTTTCGCATACAGGAAAAGCCCGAGGGCGAGGCACAGGAGCTGGATCAGACCATTCTAACGGCCTTGTTCAAGTCGCAGCATCTCAGTCCTCCAGAGCAATTGAGTTTGGCACTGACATGGAACCGGGTGGACATAGCACGCAGCGAGATATTTGTCTACGGCCAGGAATGGCCCCACG GCGCTCTGGATGAAGCCATGATGCAGGCCCTGGAACACGACAGAATCGATTTTGTCAAATTACTTTTGGAGAACGGCGtttcaatgaagaaatttttAACAATACCGCGCCTCGAGGAGCTCTACAACACAAAGCACGGGCCTGCCAACACGCTGGG TTACATTCTGCGCGATGTGCGACCGCATATACCCAAGGGCTACATATACACGCTCCACGACATTGGCCTGGTGATCAATAAACTAATGGGCGGCGCCTATCG ATCCTACTACACACGCCGCAAGTTCCGTCCCATCTACGCCAAGGTCATGAACAGCTATGCCAACGCCTGCCGGAAGTCCTCGACATATCAATACCAACGATATGCGGGAGCCAACTCGCTGAGTCTCGTGACGGGCCTGCTGCCGTTTACCTCGGAGATGGCGCTGTTCGAGTTCCCGTTCAACGAGCTGCTG ATATGGGCCGTTCTGACCAAGCGACAGCAAATGGCTCTGCTCATGTGGACGCATGGCGAGGAGGCGCTGGCCAAGTCCTTGGTTTCCTGCAAGCTTTACAAGGCCATGGCGCACGAGGCGGCTGAGGACGACTTGGACACGGAAATCTACGAGGAGCTCCGCTCCTATGCCAAGGAGTTCGAAAGCAAAG GCAACAAACTACTGGACTTCAGCTACCGCCAGGACGCGGAGAAAGCGCAACGTTTGCTAACCTGTGAGCTACATTCGTGGTCTAATCAGAGCTGCCTGTCACTGGCAGTGGCGGCTAATCACCGGGCTCTGCTCGCCCATCCCTGTAGTCAGGTCATCCTGGCCGATCTCTGGATGGGAGGCCTGCGCACCCGCAAGAATACCAACTTCAAG GTTATCTTGGGCTTGGTCATGCCATTGTACATCAGGCAGCTGGATTTCAAGTCAAAGGAGGAGCTTCAGCAAATGCCGCAGACAGAGGAGGAGCACTTGGAAAACCAAAACCTGGACAATGATGATTCGGATCGCTCGCAGCCCGACGCCGAG AGCGCCCttttaaaagccaaaagatCCATTTCCTTGAGATATAGGATGGGCGCGGTCACTCATAACCGCGAAAAG GTCTCGCTCACTGACTCGGATCCCGCGCAGTTCCGGGAGTTCTTCAACTTGTCGGAGTACAACGAAATCAAGCAGCATCAGCCCCTGCGCCTGAAGAAAAAGTTCCACGAGTTTTACACAGCCCCCATTACTAAATTCTGGGCTGATTCG ATTGCCTACATGTTCTTTCTGATAATGTTCTCATTCACGGTTCTGGTCAAGATGGGGCCGGAGCCGCGGTGGCAGGAGTGGTATTCGATAGCGTACATCACCACGCTGGGATTCGAGAAGGTTCGCGAAATTATATCCTCGGAGCCAGTGGCCATAAC GCATAAATTTTCGGTGTGGGCGTGGAACATGTGGAACCCGTGCGACGGAGCTGCCATTATACTCTTTCTCATTGGCCTGGCATTCCGGTTCCGGCCCAACACAATGGACATCGGGCGTGTCATCTACTGTGTGGACAGCATCTACTGGTATCTGCGCATACTGAACATCCTGGGCGTTAATAAATATCTGG GTCCCCTGGTTACCATGATGGGTAAAATGGTGAAGAACATGATATACTTCGTCGTTCTTCTGGCTGTCGTCCTGATGAGCTTCGGCGTCAGTCGTCAGGCCATACTCTATCCCAACAGCGAGCCAACGTGGCGGCTGATCAGAGAG GTCACCTACCAACCCTACTTCATGCTGTACGGCGAGGTGTTTGCCGACGACATTGACCCTCCCTGCGGCGAGGATCCGCGACAGCCGGCCTGCGTGACGG GCCATTGGGTTACACCGATAACGATGTCCATGTATCTGTTGATTGccaatattttgttgataaATCTGCTCATCGCCGTGTTCAACAACATCTTCAACGAGGTCAACTCTGTGTCACACCAG GTCTGGATGTTCCAGCGCTTCACAGTGGTGATGGAGTACCAGCAAAAGCCCGTCCTGCCGCCGCCTTTcattgccttttgccatttctatTCCCTGCTAAAGTACTGCGTGCGCAAAGCGAAAG GATTGGAGGTGCAGCGGGACAATGGTCTCAAGCTGTTTCTGGAGAAGGATGACTTGGAGCGACTGTACGACTTTGAAGAGGAGTGCGTGGAGGGGTTCTTCCATGAACAGGAAATAATATTGAATCAGTCCACCGATGAGCGGGTGAAAAACACAACGGACCGAGTCGAGACCATGTCCCAGAAAATCGAGGACATCAATCAAAAAGAGAACATCCAAACAGCTACCGTGCAG AACATTGAATTTCGTTTGCGGAAAATGGAGGAGTCGTCCGAGCAGATACTGTCGCACCTGGCGGTCATACATCGCTTCATGTCTACACACACGGTAGGTACGGATGACATGCGCGGCTCAGCGATAAACATTCCAGGAGAAGTCCACCGCATTCGGACCATTTCAATTACGGATACCGATGGAGGCGGTGGAAGCTCAGGAaacggaggcggtggcggtggcggtgttgGTGGAAGTGGTGCTGTTGGGGGAGCCGCTGCTGTACCACTTGCGCTAGGCGCTGGCCTGAATGTAAATTCCCTGCAG GTGACGAATCGACGGCGCTTTAATCGCTCGCTAACGGAGGTGCGTCCGGACGCCTACATTCTCGACGAAGGCACACACTTTGAGGTGGTGCCCCTGCCGGAGGAGCCGGATGAAGTGGTTAAGTCTCGCGAAGCCCTCAACGAGCAGGTCGTGCGGAAGGCATCGATGCAGTCGGAGGCCGACTCCGATATCTACTTGCCGTTGTCGCAGCGTCCCTCCACCTGTGAGACGGTGAAGCGCACTCCCTACGTCACTGTGCGCCAGGACACGGGAGCCAGCACGGAGAGTAAGGACACCTTGACACCGCTAGGCACCAACGATGACGACCAGACGCTGGTCGGGGGCGATAACTCCGATGATGCGGCGCCGGACATCAACTTTGAGG CTGCCAGGCATCGAGCGCTCCGCCAGCGCACAGTCTCGCTCTGCCGCCGGAACTCGGAGACGTATTCGCTGGCCGGCGCGGACATAAACCGGTCGCACATCAGCCTCAACCAGCTGACAATGCTGTCGCGTCGCCAGATGAGCCTGACTCAGTCCGAGCCGGACAGTGACAAGGAGGTGCCAGCGGCTGGAGGCAGCGCATATCCGG GTAAATCAGTATTGCATGCGAAACCCTCACGAAATATATTGCTGAAACTGCACAGCGAGTACACGTCGATCACTGATGAGCTGGAGAGCGTCTGCCACATGATTGCCTCGCCAACGGTCTCCCTGCAGAGTAACAAAG CTTCATTGGACCGTCCCAAGACGGAAATGTCGCGCGCAGAAGCCGCGGCTTTACAAGAGAAGAAACATTTGAAGGAGTGCGAGGAGAACGATTACAGAATACTAGAGGGACTCTTCGAGGCCCGTGGCTCGATCGATGTCAGCGCCGAGGCCTTTGAG AGCGTCATATCCGTGGACTACAGCCAACGCTATCCGCTGCGGCGCGAGACTGCCGTTGAGCTGTCGCCTTCGAAGCCTTCAGCTGAGATTGATCTCATGGGGggcggcggaggtggcggAGACAGCAGTGATACAAGTGGAGCAGGTAGCTGCAGCGCCATGGGGGCAGTCGCAAGTGGGTTTCAGCTCAAAGACGAGCGCCCCTGGCAGCGCAACTCCTcaatggagcagcagacaTATCCGTCGCCTCTGGTTCCCACGAGAGCCACAAGCGACTTCCTCAATCCACCCTtcgaaagcagcggacgccTGTTCAAGAAATCCAGCGAAAGTCTGCAGAAGAACTCGAGTACCGAAACAGACTATTCTGCCCATCCGTATCGCTTTATCAAGCAGAGTTCTAACGAGACGAACACCTCGCTTACCGGCTCTTACAACGTGGACACGCCCTCACTCACCGCGGAGCCCTCTTTGGATGCCTGCGACTCGCATTCAGCGACGGGAATTTCCATGAgcgttggtgctgctggcggAAATACCGCGGCGCGTTACCAGTCCATTCGCACGACTTCCATTGGCGCGGCCGATGGAAAACAGCTGCGCGACGGGAGCTCCAGTTCGCGACAGAGTCCAGAGCTCGGAGCCCAAGGCTCGGCTCCAGTGACGATGCAGGCACCGCCAGCTGTACCAACTCGCCCGATGTTGCTGAAGAAACAGTTTAGCCTCGACAAGGGCAAGCCAGTTCAAGCTCTAACCGctgcggctgaggctgtggccaCACCAGAATCTGGCTTAGATGCAGCATCTGCTGCCCAGGCCAGGGCCAAACTGATTTCCACGCTGAAACCACAGTCTCACACGAGCAAGCTGGGAATGAACGTCCTCAAGGAAAGCAGCTCCAGCACAGAGGGGTCCCGCGATGGCGAAGGCCTGTCCACTGCGTCCTctgccaaaaacagcaaccCGGCAATCTCCATACCTCAGATTAGCACGCATCTTGTGCAAGATGAAATCGCAAAGCTGTCATCTAACATTAAAAGCAGCACTGAATCTGAAAAGGACCCGCCGTATAACGAGACAATGTGCTAG